One Buteo buteo chromosome 4, bButBut1.hap1.1, whole genome shotgun sequence DNA segment encodes these proteins:
- the CDK1 gene encoding cyclin-dependent kinase 1: MDDYTKIEKIGEGTYGVVYKGRHKTTGQVVAMKKIRLESEEEGVPSTAIREISLLKELHHPNIVCLQDVLMQDSRLYLVFEFLSMDLKKYLDTIPSGQYLDRSRVKSYLYQILQGIVFCHSRRVLHRDLKPQNLLIDDKGVIKLADFGLARAFGIPVRVYTHEVVTLWYRSPEVLLGSARYSTPVDIWSIGTIFAELATKKPLFHGDSEIDQLFRIFRALGTPNNEVWPEVESLQDYKNTFPKWKPGSLGTHVKNLDEDGLDLLSKMLIYDPAKRISGKMALNHPYFDNLDKSTLPAYLIKK; encoded by the exons ATGGATGATTACACAAAAATAGAGAAGATTGGGGAAG GTACCTATGGTGTTGTGTATAAAGGTCGGCACAAAACCACAGGCCAAGTGGttgcaatgaagaaaatacGTCTAGAAagtgaggaggaaggtgttCCGAGTACTGCTATCCGAgaaatttctttattaaaagagCTGCATCATCCCAATATAGTCTG TCTTCAGGATGTTCTCATGCAGGATTCAAGATTGTACCTCGTCTTTGAATTCCTTTCCATGGATCTCAAGAAATACTTGGATACTATTCCATCTGGCCAGTATTTGGATCGTTCACGTGTTAAG AGTTACTTGTATCAAATCTTGCAAGGTATTGTCTTCTGCCATTCAAGAAGAGTTCTGCACAGAGACTTAAAACCTCAGAATCTCTTAATAGATGACAAGGGGGTGATTAAACTGGCGGACTTTGGATTGGCTCGAGCCTTTGGAATTCCAGTGCGGGTATACACTCATGAA GTAGTGACACTGTGGTACAGGTCTCCAGAGGTGTTGCTAGGTTCTGCTCGTTACTCTACTCCTGTGGATATATGGAGCATAGGTACCATATTTGCTGAGCTGGCAACTAAAAAGCCACTTTTCCATGGGGACTCAGAGATTGACCAGCTCTTCAGAATCTTCAG AGCTTTAGGGACCCCTAACAATGAGGTATGGCCTGAAGTGGAGTCCCTGCAAGACTATAAAAACACTTTCCCCAAATGGAAACCTGGCAGCCTTGGAACACATGTCAAAAACTTAGATGAAGATGGACTTGATCTGCTGTCT aaaatgttaatttatgATCCTGCAAAAAGAATTTCTGGCAAAATGGCCTTGAACCATCCATATTTTGACAACTTGGACAAATCCACTCTTCCTGCTTATCTGATTAAGAAATGA